A stretch of Fulvia fulva chromosome 4, complete sequence DNA encodes these proteins:
- a CDS encoding Carboxypeptidase S1 B, with product MKLTSWLKMWPLILAACSSIPWVAGQFPPTPEGVKVLDSKFHHGVKVSYKEPGLCETTPGVRSYAGYVHLPVDALNETHEHNGYPINTFYWFFESRKDPHNAPLVIWLNGGPGGSSLLGALSENGPCFVSNDSKTTYLNPWSWNNEANLLFIDQPNQVGYSYDVLTNVTVNLAPHDELDNPIQPADFSDGVPEQNSTFLVGTMSSQNNATTANSTQHAAAALWHFAQTFFEEFPKYKPHDERISLFTESYGGHYGPGFFDYFLRQNKKIADGTIAEIGAHYLHLSTLGIINGCIDAPDMIESEIEFAYNNTYGVQAINKTLYEASMKEFNRPFGVRQAIDECRQAEKATDPHDHGDVALTNTICSGAAEAATNVSDNVFVHEGRAARFDVTHELQDPFPSPYMFGWLNQHEVQKAFGVPVNHSWYSPAVAQAFDNTGDLVKGGQLEQLAYILDHGVNVALFHGDRDFACNWIGGERYSQNIPWPHQKHFQEAGYTPLVLSAPYTQSGGLVRQYGNLSFTRVYQAGHMVPSYQPEAAYRIFMRALTQRDIATGEVDLQEYAKEHKGQYSTSGPSDTWWMKNDVLPQPPHECYVLDMSGRCTKEEAGWIQDGSAIIKDYILIGRSNHTNSDLVNDASDNRLPDAQTPFRQDL from the exons ATGAAGTTAACATCGTGGCTAAAGATGTGGCCATTGATTCTTGCAGCGTGCAGCAGCATCCCATGGGTGGCTGGGCAATTTCCACCTACACCGGAAGGCGTGAAAGTGCTGGATTCCAAGTTTCACCATGGCGTCAAGGTCTCGTACAAAGAGCCTGGGCTGTGTGAGACGACTCCAGGCGTCCGCTCATATGCAG GCTATGTTCATCTTCCTGTTGACGCATTGAACGAGACGCACGAGCACAACGGATATCCCATCAACACGTTCTACTGGTTCTTCGAGTCTCGCAAAGATCCTCACAATGCTCCCCTTGTGATTTGGCTGAATGGCGGACCTGGTGGCTCTTCTTTGTTGGGAGCACTGTCGGAGAACGGTCCATGCTTCGTCA GCAATGATTCGAAAACAACCTATCTGAACCCCTGGTCGTGGAACAACGAGGCCAATTTGCTATTCATCGATCAGCCAAATCAAGTGGGATATTCTTATGATGTCTTAACCAACGTGACAGTGAACCTTGCACCACACGACGAGCTAGACAACCCTATTCAGCCAGCAGACTTCTCAGACGGCGTACCTGAGCAGAACAGCACGTTCCTGGTCGGTACCATGAGCTCACAGAACAATGCTACTACAGCAAACAGCACTCAGCACGCCGCTGCAGCGCTATGGCACTTTGCCCAGACATTCTTCGAAGAGTTCCCAAAGTACAAGCCACATGACGAACGTATTAGCCTCTTTACTGAGTCTTATGGCGGACACTACGGTCCTGGATTCTTCGACTACTTCCTCCGTCAGAACAAAAAGATTGCCGATGGCACGATTGCAGAGATAGGAGCTCATTATCTACACCTGAGTACGCTTGGCATCATCAACGGCTGCATCGATGCTCCTGACATGATCGAGTCCGAGATTGAGTTTGCATACAACAACACTTACGGCGTCCAGGCTATCAACAAGACTCTGTACGAGGCGAGCATGAAAGAGTTCAACAGACCTTTCGGAGTGAGGCAAGCGATTGATGAGTGTCGTCAAGCGGAGAAGGCCACCGACCCACATGACCATGGCGACGTAGCTTTGACGAACACAATATGCTCCGGAGCAGCAGAAGCGGCTACGAATGTCAGCGATAATGTCTTCGTGCACGAAGGTCGTGCAGCTCGATTCGACGTCACTCATGAGCTCCAGGACCCTTTCCCAAGTCCTTACATGTTCGGCTGGCTCAACCAGCATGAAGTTCAGAAGGCTTTTGGAGTGCCAGTCAACCATTCCTGGTACTCGCCAGCGGTTGCACAGGCATTCGATAACACTGGCGATCTCGTCAAAGGAGGGCAGTTGGAGCAGCTCGCATACATCCTTGACCACGGCGTCAACGTAGCGCTCTTCCACGGCGACAGAGACTTTGCTTGCAACTGGATAGGCGGCGAGCGCTATTCGCAGAATATCCCGTGGCCTCATCAGAAGCACTTCCAGGAGGCTGGCTACACCCCATTGGTGCTCTCAGCTCCATACACACAGTCTGGAGGACTGGTCAGGCAGTACGGAAACTTGTCCTTCACGCGCGTGTACCAAGCCGGACATATGGTCCCAAGCTATCAGCCAGAAGCGGCATACCGCATCTTCATGAGAGCATTGACGCAGCGAGACATCGCGACCGGTGAGGTTGACCTCCAGGAATATGCCAAAGAACACAAGGGCCAGTACTCCACTTCTGGCCCGAGCGATACCTGGTGGATGAAGAACGATGTGTTGCCGCAGCCTCCACATGAGTGCTATGTCCTTGACATGTCGGGCCGTTGCACGAAAGAAGAGGCAGGCTGGATTCAGGATGGCTCTGCTATCATCAAGGACTACATCTTGATCGGTCGCTCGAACCACACCAACAGCGATCTCGTCAACGATGCATCAGACAATAGACTCCCGGACGCCCAAACACCATTCCGCCAAGACCTGTAA
- a CDS encoding Serine/threonine-protein kinase Nek1 translates to MYPLPFGGFPGMPFAGRQGPPYGNGMPMAQGMPFGGGFAPGAFGQPRRHPLDDVLRRQDPIFAANRGRRMSMPGGWPHPQQQHPFAGRPWMAGADDPIRNFDPSRTARSARRNPNPLLNAAPPQGRDFDPRKPAQLPERLFNPMRAAPLPRRPARQEAPRVQLTPGVPSLGEPHDKHKALQRYEKIKSLKTGGMSVAINLLRGRADGKLYIEKRISIEGMSGKRAVAELNTLKTVRGHAHLNQLIEHKTLDGRFCSMVLEYCDRGSLQDRMQAVMQAKSMFTEADIWNVLLGVSRALAFLHTGTKAGKTEPVSGWKAIAHLDIKPGNILISAPGGEFGKSRVVLADFGCAVSIEDLQRGRETGRRQPCGTPQWYPPEGIQGQGYGSKTDLYMLGASIHTLCHLRPIPSSTLPNYGSPCGNRYGSDLNRIVQLLTQVNWKERPAARKVAPAALDGLKKSLQQQR, encoded by the coding sequence ATGTATCCGCTACCCTTCGGCGGCTTCCCAGGCATGCCTTTCGCCGGCAGACAAGGCCCTCCTTACGGCAACGGTATGCCGATGGCTCAAGGCATGCCATTCGGTGGTGGCTTTGCCCCCGGCGCTTTCGGTCAACCTCGACGTCACCCACTCGACGATGTGCTGAGACGCCAAGATCCCATCTTCGCTGCCAACCGCGGCAGGCGGATGAGTATGCCCGGCGGCTGGCCACACCCACAACAACAACATCCCTTCGCTGGCAGACCATGGATGGCGGGCGCGGATGATCCGATTCGGAACTTCGATCCCTCGAGGACAGCGCGTTCGGCAAGACGCAACCCCAACCCTCTCTTGAATGCTGCACCACCACAAGGCCGTGACTTCGACCCCAGAAAGCCGGCTCAACTCCCGGAGCGCCTGTTCAACCCAATGCGAGCAGCTCCACTTCCACGTCGACCAGCTCGGCAGGAGGCTCCTCGAGTGCAGCTCACTCCAGGAGTGCCTTCGCTTGGCGAGCCACACGACAAACACAAAGCATTGCAACGCTATGAGAAGATCAAATCGCTCAAGACGGGTGGCATGTCCGTTGCGATCAACCTGCTTCGAGGTCGCGCAGATGGGAAGCTCTACATCGAGAAGCGCATCAGCATCGAGGGCATGAGCGGCAAGCGTGCCGTCGCAGAGCTTAACACACTCAAGACTGTCAGAGGACATGCGCACCTCAACCAGCTGATCGAACACAAGACACTCGACGGCCGCTTCTGCTCGATGGTGCTCGAGTATTGCGACCGCGGCTCTCTGCAGGATCGGATGCAGGCAGTGATGCAGGCGAAGTCCATGTTCACCGAGGCCGATATCTGGAATGTACTACTCGGCGTGTCGAGAGCGCTGGCATTCCTCCATACTGGAACCAAAGCCGGAAAGACAGAGCCAGTCTCTGGCTGGAAGGCGATTGCGCACCTCGATATCAAGCCAGGCAACATCCTCATTTCCGCCCCAGGCGGCGAATTTGGCAAGAGTCGAGTGGTGCTCGCAGATTTTGGCTGCGCCGTGAGTATCGAAGATCTTCAGCGTGGACGCGAGACCGGTCGTCGCCAACCATGTGGCACTCCACAATGGTATCCACCAGAAGGTATTCAGGGTCAAGGATATGGAAGCAAGACTGACCTCTACATGCTGGGCGCCTCAATTCATACTCTCTGTCACCTTCGTCCGATTCCATCCTCGACTCTGCCCAACTATGGCTCGCCGTGCGGCAATCGATACGGCTCGGATCTGAACCGTATCGTTCAGCTCCTTACTCAGGTCAACTGGAAAGAGCGCCCAGCTGCGAGGAAGGTTGCGCCGGCAGCTCTGGATGGATTGAAGAAGAGCCTCCAGCAGCAGCGTTGA